The following proteins come from a genomic window of Clupea harengus chromosome 22, Ch_v2.0.2, whole genome shotgun sequence:
- the LOC105904050 gene encoding PRELI domain-containing protein 1, mitochondrial-like isoform X1, whose translation MVKYFFYETDIKSTWDHVTSAFWQRYPNPFSTHVLTEDVVFREVTADHQLHTRRLFTKTNRLPRWAESIFPTNLSRCVYILEDSVVDPVSKSFTTYTCNLNHTTLMTVRERCVFQQSEEWPHCTEIKREAWISSGIYGFSRPIQEFGLARFKSNQVKAMKGLEHVLANQHGAPPHWLLRDSVKAKGAALAATEKAKSLASAATPQEPSQYV comes from the exons AtggtgaaatattttttttatgagacAGACATCAAAAGTACATGGGACCATGTTACCTCTGCATTTTGGCAGAGGTATCCCAATCCATTCAG CACTCATGTCCTCACGGAGGACGTTGTGTTCCGGGAGGTGACGGCGGATCATCAGCTCCACACTCGCCGTCTCTTCACCAAGACCAATCGGCTCCCGCGGTGGGCAGAGAGCATCTTCCCCACCAACCTATCACGCTGTGTTTACATCCTGGAGGACTCTGTCGTTGACCCAGTCAGCAAGAGCTTCACCACGTACACTTGTAACCTCAACCACACAACACTGATG ACGGTGCGGGAGCGCTGCGTGTTCCAGCAGTCTGAGGAATGGCCGCACTGCACCGAGATCAAGCGGGAGGCGTGGATCTCCTCTGGCATCTATGGCTTCTCCAGACCCATTCAG GAGTTTGGGCTGGCCCGCTTCAAGAGCAACCAGGTGAAGGCCATGAAGGGGTTGGAACATGTGTTGGCCAACCAGCATG GAGCGCCACCCCACTGGCTCCTCAGGGACTCTGTGAAGGCAAAGGGTGCTGCTCTGGCTGCCACAGAGAAAGCCAAGAGCCTGGCATCTGCAGCCACTCCACAGGAACCCAGCCAGTATGTGTGA
- the ndufb6 gene encoding NADH dehydrogenase [ubiquinone] 1 beta subcomplex subunit 6 has protein sequence MVGYTADEKLRVEQLTKLRRQWLKDQELSPREPVVQPKPPGAIQKFWTGFLEPKNLWRLYTFKAYNAGVFAVTRVLIPAWIVHYYVKYHVATLPYGIVALKPRLFPGDTILETGEVVPSLPEAEDHGHH, from the exons ATGGTTGGCTACACGGCGGACGAGAAACTCCGCGTTGAGCAACTGACCAAACTAAGAAGGCAATGGCTGAAGGACCAGGAGCTTAGTCCTAGGGAACCTGTCGTTCAACCCAAACCACCCGGCGCCATCCAGAAATTCTGGACAGGTTTTTTGGAGCCTAAGAACTTGTGGAGACTTTAT ACTTTCAAAGCGTATAACGCTGGTGTTTTTGCCGTCACACGAGTGCTGATCCCTGCTTGGATTGTGCACTACTATGTCAAGTACCACGTTGCT ACACTGCCATATGGTATTGTTGCTTTAAAGCCCAGACTGTTTCCA GGTGACACTATCTTGGAGACTGGAGAAGTTGTTCCTTCTCTTCCTGAAGCTGAGGACCATGGACATCACTGA
- the toporsa gene encoding topoisomerase I binding, arginine/serine-rich a, which yields MATTKMKLRVRKKPAASSITQTMSAEASPDSKCPICLDKFKNMAYLDLCPHKFCFRCIHEWSKNKAECPLCKQPFNSIFHSIKAENDFKKYDLRPAENGSFGNLGAQRFRYRTTLTGDRRRPQRRTSPPPDNGVMFENLAAPASPRQDRSLHRMMMRLAARRRAENEGRSMRALQEQEMIKFRRALYRRGVRVRTVRDNGRTRDTTAEFFQRNPACLHRLLPWLKRELTVLYGAHGSLVNIVQHIIMSQITRYNMEDDTIVQELRPFLQARTEHFVHEFINFARSPYNMEAYDQHSVYDCPAPSSEENSSSNSSVIAISEDEEDSVGLNSNPNSISGSTLSQTPWDDETPGPSYSTEPQTVAVSVRDSDSESSVEEADGTVATQGNPPVKADTSKLERDRVSSGEDDCLIVGYVKPMAERTPELVQLSSDSEESVQDESMSAPKQPQHIHFGTEPSSPASVSSSLTKHKPTQKESPSQTDGKENDRNTPEKVGDPGSHEGSPSSDQRTLPSLVISRLKRPEDRGDRRHRARDHTRSQSGSWSRSRSRDRSSHSSKRRSRSHSRDHFREGSHPERRLDRQGGDHSGRGREAAPHAYTWHSYSHYSCEKDRNRKHYSEKRSSYTSYHVSPDHHSHPQLRSRSHSQESRRRERRRSRSRSSSDSRSSHRKSKHDKPGGKRKYKTRHLVEPQAPKNGASKQPESPEDGAKEKKSSKEKHRKKSRERSVKRSPSVEIVYEGKAGDQSRRHHKKKKKHKKKSKKHRSKDGTSRHSPVVITIDSDSDHATNTKDLICPIGSNSDGDDPIPNLSPPVDTSNNPVDSCLFDSCVILQQWEQQFPTVSQNVGASVTPDPPDPLTGEPDPLINQSGSLANQTEYLTDHLNTLTDPPNLQTDPPPLLTSEDLSANRPDGLTDKLLHLIDQSNPLSDPQRPSRGEPGPLTHQLEPLVERSNHVTNQQSLVADPSDKQQPVGGVCDVPLNDC from the coding sequence ATGGCAACAACAAAGATGAAATTGCGGGTCCGAAAGAAGCCTGCTGCCAGCAGTATCACACAGACCATGTCTGCTGAGGCTTCACCAGACTCCAAATGTCCCATATGCCTGGACAAGTTCAAAAACATGGCCTATCTTGACCTATGCCCTCACAAGTTCTGTTTCCGTTGCATCCATGAGTGGTCCAAAAACAAGGCTGAGTGTCCCCTATGCAAGCAGCCATTCAACTCCATATTTCATAGCATAAAAGCAGAGAATGACTTTAAGAAATATGACCTTCGACCTGCTGAGAATGGCTCATTTGGTAACCTGGGAGCTCAGAGGTTCAGGTATCGCACTACACTGACTGGTGATCGGAGACGACCTCAGCGAAGGACGTCCCCGCCACCTGATAATGGCGTCATGTTTGAGAATCTGGCAGCACCTGCTTCCCCACGACAGGACCGGAGCCTTCATCGCATGATGATGAGACTGGCAGCCAGGCGAAGGGCTGAGAACGAGGGGAGGTCTATGCGAGCACTGCAGGAACAGGAAATGATCAAGTTCAGGCGTGCCCTCTACCGGAGAGGGGTGCGTGTTCGGACTGTGCGGGATAACGGTCGCACCCGGGACACGACAGCAGAGTTCTTCCAGAGGAACCCAGCTTGCCTTCACCGCCTGTTGCCTTGGCTGAAGCGAGAGCTGACCGTGCTGTATGGCGCTCACGGCTCCCTGGTCAATATTGTTCAACACATCATTATGTCCCAGATAACCAGGTACAACATGGAGGACGACACTATAGTCCAAGAACTTAGGCCTTTTCTTCAGGCACGTACTGAACATTTTGTGCACGAATTCATCAATTTTGCCCGCTCTCCTTACAACATGGAAGCTTATGATCAGCATAGTGTCTATGACTGTCCAGCTCCCTCTTCGGAGGAAAACAGCAGCTCAAACTCCTCTGTAATTGCCATctcagaggatgaggaggactcTGTGGGTTTGAACTCCAACCCTAACTCCATATCTGGCAGCACACTAAGCCAGACTCCATGGGATGATGAGACGCCAGGGCCTTCCTACTCCACAGAGCCCCAGACTGTGGCGGTTTCAGTGAGGGACTCAGACTCTGAGAGCAGCGTGGAGGAGGCCGATGGGACCGTGGCTACACAGGGAAACCCCCCAGTTAAAGCCGACACATCCAAACTGGAGAGGGACCGTGTCTCCTCTGGAGAGGACGACTGCCTTATTGTGGGGTACGTTAAGCCAATGGCTGAACGGACACCAGAGCTGGTCCAGCTTTCGTCTGACTCAGAGGAGTCTGTACAGGATGAAAGCATGTCGGCACCCAAACAGCCACAGCACATCCACTTTGGTACTGAGCCCAGCTCCCCGGCCTCTGTCAGCTCCTCATTGACTAAGCACAAGCCCACACAGAAGGAATCTCCAAGTCAGACTGATGGGAAAGAAAATGACAGGAACACGCCAGAAAAAGTGGGAGATCCTGGTTCGCATGAGGGGTCCCCATCATCAGACCAGCGCACTTTGCCAAGTCTGGTTATCAGCAGACTTAAAAGACCTGAGGATCGGGGTGACCGACGACACCGAGCCCGAGATCACACAAGGTCACAGTCAGGGTCTTGGTCTAGGTCCAGGAGTCGTGACCGGTCATCTCACAGCAGCAAAAGGCGCTCCCGGTCCCACAGTAGAGACCACTTTAGAGAGGGTAGCCACCCAGAAAGGAGACTTGACCGACAGGGGGGTGATCACTCAGGTCGTGGCCGAGAGGCAGCACCACATGCGTACACCTGGCACTCGTACAGCCACTACAGCTGTGAGAAGGACAGAAACCGAAAGCACTACTCAGAGAAGAGGTCGTCCTACACCAGCTATCACGTCAGCCCGGACCACCACTCCCACCCTCAGTTGCGCAGCCGGAGCCACAGTCAGGAGTCACGCCGGCGGGAAAGGAGACGCTCCCGAAGCCGCTCCAGCAGCGACTCGCGGTCCTCCCATAGGAAGTCAAAGCATGATAAGCCCGGGGGAAAGAGGAAATACAAAACACGACACCTGGTAGAACCCCAAGCTCCCAAGAATGGAGCATCCAAGCAACCGGAGTCTCCAGAGGATGGTGCAAAAGAGAAGAAATCAAGCAAAGAAAAGCACCGAAAAAAGTCAAGAGAGAGGTCCGTGAAGAGAAGTCCAAGTGTAGAAATAGTGTATGAGGGCAAGGCTGGAGATCAATCCAGGAGGCATcacaagaaaaagaagaagcatAAGAAGAAGAGCAAGAAACATCGGAGCAAGGATGGAACCAGTAGGCATTCACCTGTTGTGATCACTATAGACAGTGACAGCGATCATGCCACTAACACTAAAGACCTTATTTGCCCCATTGGCAGCAACAGTGATGGCGATGACCCCATCCCAAACCTTTCTCCTCCTGTGGACACCTCCAACAATCCTGTGGATAGCTGCTTGTTCGACTCCTGTGTGATACTGCAGCAGTGGGAACAGCAGTTTCCCACAGTCAGTCAAAATGTTGGAGCCAGTGTCACGCCTGATCCACCAGACCCTTTGACAGGTGAACCAGATCCACTGATAAATCAATCAGGTTCATTGGCTAATCAAACAGAGTACTTGACTGATCATCTAAATACCTTGACAGATCCACCAAACCTCCAAACTGATCCACCACCTCTGTTGACAAGTGAAGATTTATCTGCCAATAGGCCAGATGGCTTGACCGATAAATTACTTCACTTGATAGATCAGTCAAACCCCTTGTCTGATCCACAACGCCCGTCTAGAGGTGAACCAGGTCCTTTGACACATCAGCTAGAGCCATTGGTTGAACGGTCAAACCACGTCACTAATCAACAAAGTCTTGTCGCTGACCCATCAGATAAACAACAGCCGGTTGGTGGGGTGTGTGATGTGCCACTCAATGACTGTTAA
- the LOC105904050 gene encoding PRELI domain-containing protein 1, mitochondrial-like isoform X2: MVKYFFYETDIKSTWDHVTSAFWQRYPNPFSTHVLTEDVVFREVTADHQLHTRRLFTKTNRLPRWAESIFPTNLSRCVYILEDSVVDPVSKSFTTYTCNLNHTTLMTVRERCVFQQSEEWPHCTEIKREAWISSGIYGFSRPIQEFGLARFKSNQVKAMKGLEHVLANQHGLNFRLTVVVSTHV, translated from the exons AtggtgaaatattttttttatgagacAGACATCAAAAGTACATGGGACCATGTTACCTCTGCATTTTGGCAGAGGTATCCCAATCCATTCAG CACTCATGTCCTCACGGAGGACGTTGTGTTCCGGGAGGTGACGGCGGATCATCAGCTCCACACTCGCCGTCTCTTCACCAAGACCAATCGGCTCCCGCGGTGGGCAGAGAGCATCTTCCCCACCAACCTATCACGCTGTGTTTACATCCTGGAGGACTCTGTCGTTGACCCAGTCAGCAAGAGCTTCACCACGTACACTTGTAACCTCAACCACACAACACTGATG ACGGTGCGGGAGCGCTGCGTGTTCCAGCAGTCTGAGGAATGGCCGCACTGCACCGAGATCAAGCGGGAGGCGTGGATCTCCTCTGGCATCTATGGCTTCTCCAGACCCATTCAG GAGTTTGGGCTGGCCCGCTTCAAGAGCAACCAGGTGAAGGCCATGAAGGGGTTGGAACATGTGTTGGCCAACCAGCATG GACTCAACTTTAGGCTCACAGTGGTGGTAAGTACTCATGTATGA
- the LOC116218315 gene encoding transmembrane protein 215 produces MALCCVKMPTTAVSGLKGESLGNVPLIAIGPAICVPGVAAIFLANKTNGCTECPAQWRRKKRKKKPQMRQNQSTIPKEPTLERKCGEFQAGEDSSSSTTTGESIWLTCKAEKDEVLLYLRPYHSSSALVATACVSSYCMFEKVHSPMENMVHTGTPHLPFSTTEPCYKKDRDPTILPYWSFTQPRDCRWDYETVV; encoded by the exons ATGgctttgtgttgtgtaaagATGCCGACGACGGCAG TGTCAGGCTTGAAGGGTGAAAGTCTCGGCAATGTTCCTCTCATTGCCATCGGACCTGCCATCTGCGTCCCTGGTGTGGCAGCCATCTTCCTGGCCAACAAAACCAACGGCTGTACGGAATGTCCTGCACAGTGGCGCCgtaaaaagaggaagaagaagccTCAAATGAGGCAAAACCAGTCCACAATCCCTAAAGAACCAACACTGGAAAGAAAATGTGGAGAGTTTCAGGCTGGTGAAGACTCATCATCTTCCACAACTACAGGGGAGTCCATCTGGCTAACATGTAAAGCTGAGAAGGACGAGGTGCTCCTCTACCTAAGACCATACCACTCTTCTAGTGCCTTGGTTGCCACTGCGTGTGTCTCTTCTTACTGCATGTTTGAGAAGGTGCATTCCCCAATGGAGAATATGGTCCACACTGGTACGCCACATCTGCCCTTCAGTACTACTGAGCCTTGCTACAAAAAGGACAGAGATCCTACAATCCTGCCTTATTGGTCTTTCACACAACCCAGAGACTGCAGATGGGACTATGAGACTGTGGTCTGA